In the genome of Cryptomeria japonica chromosome 8, Sugi_1.0, whole genome shotgun sequence, one region contains:
- the LOC131053560 gene encoding RING-H2 finger protein ATL32, whose protein sequence is MENFISSPDKGNSFFISNLTSTPSLEVVSLADYNPYGSPGTNYNPYGSPGTNYNNYNFNPSLAILIVGLFSFLFFIMVFFICICRRLNVEEGSRAFRRPRANNNMRGLERTVIESFPVFSYSLVKGLKSQAKGTECTVCLSDFGDEDMVRLLPKCSHAFHPECIDMWLCSHTTCPVCRVSLVPGDDSTPMATVEPQTPPEQVTIVVDNGNNEAPEASHDSTGHSLVMVQKEMEQPTEWYIATPRGLTPGLHRSCSFVAGHHLQTTSTSNAPPAGSKPGGSVNDVGRRSKSERWGNGSKNPSSFLRSFSERAVPLPREQRGLEQPSHKAYLRRTFSWLIGSERERNRPEGSENRSVSSRHHQIAV, encoded by the coding sequence ATGGAGAATTTTATTTCATCGCCTGACAAGGGAAACTCTTTCTTTATCAGCAATCTGACTTCTACTCCGTCATTGGAAGTTGTGAGTTTGGCAGATTACAACCCATATGGTAGTCCCGGTACGAATTACAATCCATATGGTAGTCCCGGTACGAATTACAACAACTACAACTTCAATCCCTCACTAGCGATCCTCATCGTGGGGTTGTTCAGCTTCCTTTTCTTTATAATGGTTTTCTTTATCTGCATCTGCCGCCGCTTGAACGTCGAGGAAGGTAGTAGAGCTTTCCGACGACCGCGTGCCAATAACAATATGAGGGGCCTGGAGCGGACTGTCATCGAGAGTTTTCCAGTATTCAGCTACAGTCTGGTGAAAGGGCTAAAATCGCAGGCGAAGGGGACGGAGTGCACCGTCTGCCTCAGCGACTTCGGGGACGAGGATATGGTGCGGTTGCTTCCCAAGTGCAGCCACGCTTTTCACCCGGAGTGCATCGACATGTGGCTATGTTCTCACACAACGTGCCCGGTCTGCCGAGTGAGCCTTGTGCCTGGAGACGACTCCACTCCCATGGCCACCGTCGAGCCGCAGACGCCACCCGAGCAGGTCACAATCGTTGTCGACAATGGAAATAACGAAGCTCCGGAGGCGAGCCACGATTCGACGGGGCACTCGTTGGTGATGGTACAGAAGGAGATGGAGCAGCCAACGGAGTGGTACATCGCTACGCCTCGTGGGCTCACTCCTGGATTGCACAGGAGCTGCAGCTTTGTAGCCGGCCATCATTTGCAGACGACGTCCACTTCTAATGCGCCGCCAGCGGGGTCGAAGCCGGGCGGTTCTGTGAATGATGTAGGGCGCAGGTCGAAATCAGAAAGATGGGGGAACGGTTCAAAGAATCCGAGCTCGTTTTTAAGAAGTTTTTCTGAGCGCGCAGTCCCTTTGCCCAGAGAGCAACGGGGGCTGGAGCAACCAAGTCACAAGGCTTATCTGAGGAGGACGTTCAGTTGGCTGATTGGAAGTGAGAGGGAGAGAAACAGACCGGAGGGATCAGAGAACAGATCAGTGTCCTCCAGACATCATCAAATCGCCGTATAA